One Candidatus Flexicrinis proximus DNA window includes the following coding sequences:
- a CDS encoding PQQ-dependent sugar dehydrogenase has translation MRRWSLSILAMLLLGISVFAQETETVTLRASAPNPEGVKLSLVANGFFRPVALTTANDGSGRFFIVEQSGRIWIMQDGQILPDPFLNITDRVSQSSTRGYSELGLLGLAFDPDFSENATFYVHYNDRDNTSIISQFKLSDDDNLADKASEAVLLTMRQPFANHNGGEIAFGPDGYLYVSFGDGGSQGDPNDTGQDPSDWFASILRIDPDGEGAYAIPETNPYFRDPSYGREVWAYGLRNAWRFSFDRATGDMYVADVGQNVWEEVNFQPADSLGGVNYGWSDYEASAPYAVGTAPANMTYPFFEYAHQNGRCSVTGGYVYRGEAIPDLDGVYLFGDYCTGEIWASWRDLNGDWQSELFLSAGFSISTFGQDERGEMYVADHSGDIYRIDPS, from the coding sequence ATGCGCCGCTGGTCTCTCAGTATTTTGGCCATGCTCTTGTTGGGCATTTCAGTTTTCGCGCAGGAGACCGAGACTGTCACCCTCCGCGCTTCTGCACCCAACCCAGAGGGGGTGAAGCTTTCGCTGGTAGCCAACGGGTTCTTTCGGCCTGTGGCTCTAACGACTGCCAACGATGGATCCGGTCGCTTCTTTATCGTGGAACAAAGTGGCCGGATCTGGATCATGCAGGATGGTCAAATTCTGCCTGATCCATTTCTCAATATCACCGATCGGGTGAGCCAATCCTCGACGCGCGGCTACTCTGAACTGGGCTTGCTCGGTCTCGCCTTTGACCCGGATTTCTCCGAGAACGCCACGTTTTATGTCCACTACAATGATCGCGACAATACGTCGATTATTTCGCAGTTCAAACTTTCAGACGACGACAATCTGGCGGATAAAGCCAGCGAGGCGGTCTTGCTGACAATGCGTCAGCCATTTGCGAACCATAATGGGGGTGAAATCGCCTTTGGGCCGGATGGCTACCTCTATGTTTCGTTTGGCGACGGCGGGTCACAGGGGGATCCGAATGATACCGGTCAGGATCCGTCAGATTGGTTTGCCAGTATCCTTCGCATAGACCCCGATGGTGAAGGTGCATATGCCATCCCTGAGACCAATCCGTATTTTCGCGATCCTTCATACGGCCGTGAGGTTTGGGCATACGGCCTGAGGAATGCATGGCGATTTAGCTTCGACCGGGCAACAGGAGATATGTACGTTGCGGATGTCGGCCAGAATGTCTGGGAAGAGGTAAACTTTCAGCCCGCGGACAGCCTGGGCGGCGTGAACTATGGGTGGTCGGACTACGAAGCGAGCGCCCCGTACGCAGTAGGGACTGCTCCGGCGAACATGACCTATCCGTTCTTTGAATACGCGCATCAGAATGGGCGTTGTTCGGTAACGGGGGGGTATGTTTATCGCGGTGAAGCTATCCCAGATCTGGACGGTGTCTATCTGTTTGGCGACTATTGCACAGGCGAAATCTGGGCATCCTGGCGTGATCTGAATGGTGACTGGCAGAGCGAGTTATTTCTGTCGGCTGGTTTCAGCATAAGCACGTTCGGTCAGGATGAACGGGGCGAGATGTATGTGGCGGACCACAGCGGCGACATATATCGTATTGACCCCTCATAA
- a CDS encoding insulinase family protein, protein MMTRNNFTHSMPNPETITRVVLDNGVTVLVYENASTHSVVVSGVAEGGSIQETPEANGLAALTAGTLMRGTETRDFQTLAATLEDIGADFGISAGTHHINFGGKALAEDLSVLIDVMADALRNPLFPPDQVERLRGEALTWLRYGLQDTRRQAGRAFRETLYRPDHPYHYTPRGTLETLPFLTVEQIRSFHAKHYGPAGMTIAIAGAFDAAEAVELVRAKLGDWTNRDQSAPRRAPSAPQPVEMARTFVPIPGKTQSDVMIGVVGPSRYAEDFQAARIANSILGEFGMMGRIGEEVREKSGMAYYAYSRLDGGHGPGAWSIAAGVNPTNVDRAVKLSIAEVRKMIEVDVTEDELADNKSYFVGRMPLQLETNEGLAGTILSMETYGLGLDYLIRMPGLINALRLSDVRDAIRRYWNPEAAVVAVAGPQIQA, encoded by the coding sequence ATGATGACCAGGAATAATTTCACGCACTCGATGCCCAACCCTGAGACCATCACGCGCGTTGTGCTGGACAATGGCGTTACGGTGCTTGTATACGAAAACGCAAGTACTCATTCGGTTGTCGTTAGCGGCGTGGCCGAAGGCGGATCAATCCAGGAGACCCCGGAAGCCAACGGACTCGCTGCACTCACGGCTGGTACGCTGATGCGCGGTACGGAAACACGTGACTTTCAGACTCTGGCCGCGACCCTCGAAGACATCGGTGCCGACTTCGGCATCTCGGCCGGGACGCATCACATCAATTTCGGAGGCAAAGCGCTTGCTGAGGACCTCTCAGTCCTGATCGACGTGATGGCTGATGCGCTTCGAAATCCGCTGTTCCCCCCCGATCAGGTTGAACGGCTGCGCGGTGAGGCTCTGACATGGTTGCGCTATGGCCTTCAAGATACGCGCCGCCAGGCGGGTCGTGCTTTTAGGGAGACCCTCTATAGGCCGGACCACCCATATCACTATACCCCCCGCGGAACCCTGGAAACCTTGCCGTTCCTCACCGTCGAACAGATCCGGAGCTTTCATGCGAAGCACTACGGGCCGGCTGGTATGACGATTGCGATTGCCGGCGCGTTTGATGCGGCGGAAGCCGTTGAATTGGTTCGCGCCAAATTGGGCGACTGGACGAACCGCGACCAATCGGCGCCGCGCCGTGCTCCCTCGGCGCCCCAGCCCGTTGAGATGGCAAGAACCTTTGTCCCCATTCCCGGCAAGACCCAATCCGATGTTATGATTGGGGTCGTCGGCCCCTCGCGCTACGCGGAAGATTTTCAGGCAGCGCGCATTGCCAACAGCATTCTTGGCGAGTTCGGGATGATGGGGCGAATCGGCGAGGAAGTGCGCGAAAAGTCGGGCATGGCGTACTATGCATATAGTCGCCTGGATGGTGGTCACGGCCCCGGCGCCTGGTCAATTGCGGCCGGTGTGAACCCGACGAACGTTGACCGTGCTGTCAAACTCTCAATAGCTGAAGTGCGCAAGATGATTGAAGTTGACGTAACCGAGGACGAACTTGCTGACAACAAATCCTATTTTGTTGGACGGATGCCGCTTCAACTTGAGACTAACGAAGGGTTAGCTGGCACGATTCTGTCCATGGAGACCTATGGTCTTGGCTTGGACTACCTGATTCGTATGCCGGGACTCATCAACGCGCTGAGACTCAGCGATGTCAGGGATGCCATCCGCCGCTACTGGAATCCGGAGGCTGCAGTTGTCGCCGTAGCCGGGCCGCAAATCCAGGCGTAA